The following is a genomic window from Amycolatopsis acidiphila.
CCGCAGCCCGGAGCAGGTGCTGGAGGCGGCCGTCCAGGAGGACGTGGACGTGCTCGGCGTCAGCCTGCTCTCGGGCGCCCACCTGCCGATCTTCACGCGGATCTTCCAGCTGCTCGACGCGATGGGAGAACGGCCGCGGTTCGCGGTCGTGGCCGGCGGGGTGATGCCCGACGAGGACGTGGACGAGCTCAAGAAGATGGGCGTCGCCGAGGTGCTCGGCCAGGACACGACACCGGACACGATCGTCGGGCGGATCCGCGAGCTGACCGCGCTGGCGCGGGAGGCGTGATGGAGCAGTGGAGCTGGCCGCCGCGCTACGACGAGTCCTACCGGCCCGAGCCCGGGCAGCGGTTCTGGTTCCCGCGGCGGGAGACCATGCCCGCGCAGGAACGCGATGAGGCGATCCTCGCCCGGATCCGCGAGGTGATGGCCTACGCGTGGGAGAACGCGCCGTTCTACCGCCGCAAGTGGGATGAGGCCGGAATCCACCCGTCCTCGGTCAAGAGCCTGTCGGACTTCGAGAAGGTCCCGGTGGTGCGCAAGGAGGAGCTGCGCGCCGACCAGGCCGCGCACGAGCCGTTCGGCAGCTACCTGTCGGTGCCCGTGTCGGAGGTCAAGCACGTCAACGGCACGTCCGGCACGACCGGCAGGCCCACCGCGTTCGGCATCAGCGAGCGCGACTGGCGCAGCGTGGCGAACGCACACGCCCGGGTCATGTGGGCGATGGGCATCCGGCAGGACGACACCGTGCTGGTCGCGTCCCCGCTGAGCCTGTACTGGGGTTCCTGGGGTGCCTACATCGGCGCGGAACGCCTCGGCGCCCGGGTCTTCCCCTTCGGCGCCGGAACACCCGGCCAGACCGCGCGCACGGTGCACTGGATGCGGCAGATGGGGGTGACCGTGTTCTACGGGACGCCTTCCTACGCACTGCACCTGGCCGAGGTCGCCGCGGACGAGGGCGTCGACCCGGCCTCGCTCGGGCTGCGCAAGCTGTTCTTCTCCGGCGAACCGGGCGCGAGCGTGCCCGCCATCCGCTCGAGGATCGCCGGGGCGTTCGGCGCGCAGGTCTACGACTCGGGGAGCATGGCCGAGGTCAGCCCGTGGATGCACCTGGGCGCGGCGAGCGACGAACCCGGCGTGCTGTGCTGGCAGGACCTGGTCTACACCGAGGTCTGCGACCCGGTCCACCACCACCGGGTCGAGTACGGCGCCGAGGGGACCCCCGTCTACACGACGCTCGAGCGCACGAGCCAGCCGATGATCCGGTTGCTGTCCAACGACCTCACGCGCTGGGAGGCACCCTCGGCGGCGCGCGGCCGCAGCTACCCGTTCCTGCCGAACGGGATCTACGGCCGGATCGACGACATGTTCACCGTCCGCGGCGAGAACGTCTACCCGAGCGCGATCGACGACGTCGTGATGGCGGCCGACGGCTACGGCGGCGAGCACCGGATCGTGATCAGCCGTGAGTCCACGATGGACAGTCTCGCGGTGCAGGTCGAGTACAAGGACGTCCCGGAGCCCTCGCTGCAGGCCTGGGCAGGCGGCATCGCCGAGAAGCTGCGGAAGGTGCTCGGCGTCGGCGCGAAGGTGGTGCCGGTGGCGCACCAGACCTTCGACCGCACCGAGTTCAAGGCACGGCGGGTCGTCGACGACCGCGACCTGTTGCGACGGCTCGGAAGCGCGTCATGAGGTCCCCCGCCGAGCTCGTCGACGCCGTCCTCGCCGGTGAGCACGCGGCGGTCGCCCGCATGCTCACGTTCGTCGAGCGGCGCGCGGACGGCGTCGACGAAGCGCTCGCGAAACTGCATCAGCACGCCGGCGGCGCCCACGTGCTGGGCCTGACCGGACCGCCGGGCAGCGGCAAGAGCACGCTCGTCACCGCGCTGTCGCGGCACTACCGAGCGCAGGGCCGCACGGTGGGGATCCTGGCGGTCGATCCGTCCAGTGTGTTCAGTGGCGGTGCGATCCTCGGCGACCGGATCAGGATGAGCGAGCTGGGCGGCGATCCCGGCGTGTTCATCCGGTCGATCGCCACCCGGGGCGCGCTCGGCGGCCTGTCCCGCGCCAGTCTGGACGCGCTCACCGTGCTCGACGCCGCGGGCAAGGACCTGGTGATCCTCGAAACCGTCGGTGTCGGACAGGCCGAGGTGGACGTCATCAGCGCCGCGCAGACCGTCGCCGTCGTCAGCGTGCCCGGGATGGGCGACGACGTGCAGGCGATCAAGGCGGGCCTGCTGGAGATCGCCGACGTGCACGTGGTCAACAAGGCCGACCGGGAGGGCGCCGGGCGGACCGTCGCGGAACTGCGCGACATGCTGCGGCTCTCCCGCCGCCGCGCCGACCAGTGGAACGTGCCGATCGAGCAGACCGTCGCCGCCACCGGGCAGGGCGTGGCGGAGCTGGCCGAGCGGTTCGCCGAGCACCTGGCCTGGATGACCGAGCACGGCGAACGCGAGCGGCGCGCCCGCCGCAACGCCGCCACCCGCATCCGCTGGGTGGCCGAGCAGCTGGTGCTCGACCGGCTGCGTCCGGGCGTGCCGGACTTCGACCGGGCCGTCGACGAGGTGACCGCACGCCGCGGCGACCCGCTGTCGGCCGCCCGGCACCTGGTGGCCCACCTGTGAGCGAGGAGGACTTGTGACGAACGAAGAAGACCGGTTCCGCCTGACCACCGACGCGCTCGTGGAGGCGGTGACCGACGACCTCACCGGCTGGGAAGGCGACGAGCTCGCCGCTTTCCTGCGCCGCCGGCCGGAATCCCGGGCACACTACCGCTCCGGCAGCGGGCTGCCGGTCAACCGCGTCTCCACCCCGGCCGACCTGCCCGCGGACTGGCGCGACATCGGCCTGCCCGGCCGCTATCCCTTCACCCGCGGCCCCTACCCGACCATGTACCGCGGCCGGACGTGGACGATGCGCCAGATCGCCGGTTTCGGCCAGGCGGAGGAGACCAACAAGCGGTTCCAGTACCTCATCGCGCAGGGCCAGACCGGGCTGTCGATCGACTTCGACATGCCCACGCTGATGGGACTGGACAGCGACGACCCGATGAGCCTCGGCGAGGTCGGGCGCGAGGGCGTCGCGATCGACACGCTGCCGGACATGGAGGCGCTGTTCGAGGGGATCGACCTCGAACGGATCAGCGTCTCGATGACCATCAACCCGTCCGCGTGGATCCTGCTCGCGATGTACGTCGCGGTGGCACGGCGGCGCGGCTACGACCTGAACAAGCTGTCCGGCACCATCCAGAACGACATCCTCAAGGAGTACGTCGCACAGAAGGAGTGGATCTTCCCGGTCGAGCCCAGCATGCGGATCGTGCGCGACACCGTCGTCTACTGCGCCGAGCACATGGCGCGGTACAACCCCGTCAACATCAGCGGCTACCACATCAGCGAGGCCGGGGCCAACGCCCAGCAGGAGATCGCGTTCACCATGGCGATCACCAAGGCCTACGTCGAGGACGTGGTCGCGACCGGCGTCGACGTCGACGCCTTCGCGCCGCGGCTGTCGTTCTTCTTCGTCAGCCAGGCGGACCTGTTCGAAGAGGTCGCGAAGTTCCGCGCGGTGCGGCGCTTCTACGCACGCATGATGAAGGAGACCTTCGGCGCGAAGAACCCCGACTCGATGCGCCTGCGCTTCCACGCCCAGACCGCGGCGGCCACGCTGACCAAGCCGCAGCCGATGAACAACATCGTCCGCACCGCGCTGCAGGCGCTCTCGGCGGTGCTCGGCGGCGCGCAGTCCTTGCACACCAACGGTCTGGACGAGGCCTACACGATCCCGAGCGAGCAGGCCATGAAGATCGCCCTGCGCACCCAGCAGATCATCGCCGACGAAACCGGGGTCGCCGACGTCATCGACCCGTTGGGCGGCTCGTACCACGTCGAGTACCTGACTGACCGGCTCGAACGCGGGATCTGGGACTACTTCGAGAAGATCGAGGAGCTCGGGGGCGTGGTCGCCGCCATCGAGCAGGGCTTCTTCCAGCGCGAGATCTCCGACACCGCCTACGAATACGCGCGCCGCAAGGCCGACGGCGACCGGCCCGTCATCGGTGTCAACAAGCACGTCGACGACGGCGAGGCCGAGAAGATCGAGACCCACAAGCTCGATCCGGAGTCCGAGGCCCGCCAGATCACCCGCCTCGAGCAAATCCGGGAGAACCGGGATCCCGCTCGGGCGAAAGCCGCGATGGAACAGCTCCTCGCGGTCGCGGCGGAACCCGGGGCCAACCTGATGCCCGCGACCATCGAGGCCGTCGAGGCCCACCTGTCGATGGGCGAGATCACCGGCGCGCTGCGCGACGTCTTCGGCACCTACACCGAAACCCCCGTGTTCTGAGCGACCCCCTCTCAATGTCGAGAGCCCTTCGGAGGTCATCATGTACCACCAGGTTTCCGCGCCGCTGTGGGGCAGTCTGGGCTGGTCCGCCCTGATCGCCGCACTCCCCCTGCTCGTGCTGTTCGTGCTGCTGGGGGTGTTCCGGATCCGCGCCTGGCTCGCGTCGCTCGTCGGCCTCGCGCTCTCGCTCGTGGTCGCCGTCGCGGCGTACCGGATGCCGGCGGGAGCGGCGTTCGACTCCGCACTCGAAGGCGCGGCCTTCGGGCTGTTCCCGGCACTGTGGATCGTGGTCAACGCGATCTGGATCTACCAGCTCACCCGCCGCTCGGGCCATTTCGACGTACTGCGCCGGAGTTTCGCCCGGATCAGCGACGACCAGCGCGTGCAGGGCATCATCATCGCCTTCTCCTTCGGCGCGCTCCTCGAGGCGCTGGCCGGGTTCGGCGCGCCCGTGGCCATCTGCTCGGTGATGCTCGTCGCGGTCGGGCTCAAGCCCATCAAGGCCGCCACCATCGCGCTGATCGCGAACACCGCGCCGGTGGCCTACGGCGCGGTCGCGCTGCCGGTCATCACCCTGGCGAAGGTCACCGGCCTGCCGCTGCCCGACCTGGCGGCGATGACCGGACGGCAGGTGCCGGTGCTCGCGCTGATCGTGCCGCTCGTCCTCGTCGTCGTGCTGGACGGCAGGCGGGGGCTGCGCCAGGCGTGGCCCGCCGCCCTGGTGTGCGGGGCGAGCTTCGCCGTCGCGCAGTACCTGATGGCCAACTTCGGTGTGGTCCAGCTGACCGACATCGTGGCGTCGCTGGTGTCCGCGACCGCGGTCCTGCTCCTGCTCCGGGTGTGGAAACCTCGCCCCGCCGAGCCGGTTCCCGCGGCGGACGTCGCCCCGCCACCTTCGGGCGGCGGGGGCGCGACCACCGCCGTGCGCACGGCCGCCGCGGCGACCGACACCCGGATCGAGGTGGTCCGGGCCTTCGCGCCCTACGTCGCGGTCATCGTGCTGTTCTCCCTTGCCGCGGTGCCCCCGGTCGCCGCGGCTCTCGCCCACACGACCAGCACGTTCGGCTGGCCGGGGCTGCACGTGGCGAACGCGAGCGGCAAGGCGGTGACCCTCGTGCAGTTCAAGTTCGACTGGCTGGCCGACAGCGGCACCGTGTTGTTCGTCGCCGGGCTGCTGACCATCCCGCTGCTCAAGCTCCGGGCCCGTGACGCGCTTCGCGCCTACGGCCACACGATCGTGCAGCTGCGCACGGCCGCGCTGACCGTGACGGCCGTGCTCGCGCTCGCCTACGTGATGAACATGTCCGGCCAGACCGCGACCCTGGGCCTGTTCCTGGCCGGCGCGGGCGGGCTGTTCGCGCTGCTGTCCCCGCTGCTCGGCTGGTTCGGCACCGCGGTCACCGGGTCCGACACCTCGTCGAACTCGCTGTTCGGCGCCCTGCAGGTCGGCGCGGCGGGCGGGGCGGGCATCTCCCCGCTGCTGATGGCCGCGGCCAACACCAGCGGCGGCGTGCTGGGCAAGATGATCAGCCCGCAGAACCTCGCGATCGGGGCCAGTGCGGTCGGCCTCGCCGGGCGGGAAGGCCTGCTGTTCCGCCGCGTACTGGCCGCCTCCGCGGTGTTCGTGCCCCTGATGTGCGTGCTGGTGTACCTGCAGTCCACCCCGATCCTGTCCTGGATGGTGCCGTCATGATCCACGACCTTCCCGCCGTGGAGGAGGCCAACGCCGCCATCGGCGCCGCCGTCTCCACCACGTCACTGCCCGCCGGCCTCGAAGACCTGCTGACCGAGGTCCAGCACGACCTGCTCGACCTCGCCGACGGACTGCGCGTCCCGCCGCCCGATCGCCTCCGGCGTGCGCTGCGCGACCTCGGCCCCGCGGACTTCCCGCGCGGGTTCGCGGTTCTCGGCGGGTTCAGCGACGGCGCGGGACTGCTCAAGCTGGCCAGGGCGATCACCCGCCGTGCCTGCCGGGCGGCCGAGGGCGAGCCGGCTCGCTACCTCGAACTGCTGGCCGAAGTGCTTCTCGTGGCCGCCTGGCGGGCCGAGGAACACGAACGCGAGCAGATCCCGCTGGGCAGCTGCTTCGATGTGGTCAGACCAACAGAGAGGTCGCATTGACAGCCCCCTGCCACTCTGATTACCTGGAGTGACAGTTCGTGGAGAAGAGGAATTCCGGTGAGATTCCGGGCCGGTCGCGCCACTGTGATCGGACGGCGCCCTCGCGGCGTGTTCCGTAGGCAGACCCTCCCTCCGCGCTTCATCCTTTACCGGGCCGCACGAGCCCGAGAGGGGCCGGAATGATGCCGAGTACCGAGGACCGACGGTGACCAGCGAAGCCTCGTGGGAGCCGGTGCGCCGCGTACGCACCCACGAGCAGGTGTTCGCGCAGATCCAGCAGAAGATCCTCGACGGGAGCCTGCGTGCCGGGCAGCGGCTGCCCAGTGAACGCGAGCTGGTCAGCGCGCTCGGGGTCAGCCGCACGAGCGTTCGCGAGGCGCTGCGCGCCCTGGAGGCGATGGGCATCATCGAGGCCCGCACCGGCTCCGGGCAGGACGCCGGTTCCGTGGTCACCGACAAGTCGACCCCGGCGATGACGAACCTGCTGCGGCTGCACATCGCGCTGGCGAAGATCAGCCTCGCCGACCTCGTCGAGACCCGCGTCCAGCTCGAACGCAACGCCGCCAGTGGCGCGGCGTCGGCCCGCACCCCCGAGGACGTGCGCCGCCTCGCCGACCTCGTCGACGCGATGCGCTCGACCGGCTCCGACTACCCCGAGTTCAACGCGCTGGACACCGAGTTCCACGTCGCCATCGCCCGGATCTCGGGCAACGCGCTCGCCGCCGACCTGATGCAGGCGCTGCGCGGAGCGGTGGAGCACGAGATGGCGGCCGCGTTCGCCCGCTTCGACGACTGGCGCGCGGTGGCGAACTCCCTCGTCGACGAGCACGAAGCCATCCTGCGCGCGATCGAAAAGGGCGACTCGGACGCGGCGGCGGATCAGGTGTCCGAGCACATCACGCGCTTCTACCAGGACCGCATCCTCAACGCGGACTGACGTCGGCCGCGGTGCGGAAACCCAGGTTGCCGCTGGAGCTGTCGGGGGTGTTCGCGGTACGCGCGGCCACGCGGTAGCGGTTGCAGTAGGAGTCGTGGCACAGGTAGGAACCGCCGCGCATCGACCGGCCCGAGCGCGCCGGGTCGAACCAGTCCGCGCACCACTCCCACACGTTGCCGGACACGTTGTACAGCCCGAAACCGTTCGGCTCGAACGCGTCCACCGGTGCGGTTCCGGCGTAGCCGTCCTCCTCGGTGTTACGCACCGGGAACTTCCCCTGCCAGATGTTGCAGCGATGCTCCCCGCCCGGGATGAGCTCGTCGCCCCACGGGTAGCGCGCCTGGTCCAGTCCGCCCCGGGCCGCGTACTCCCACTCGACCTCGGTCGGCAGCCGGCGGCCCGCCCACCGGCAGTAGGCCACGGCGTCGTGCCAGGACACGTGCACGGCGGGATGGTCCCAGCGCTGCTCGACGCTGCTGCCCGGACCTTCCGGTGCCCGCCAGTACGCCCCGGAAACGCCGCACCACCACGGGGTCTGTTGCGGCCGCGGCGAGGTCTTGCGCAGCTCGCCGGGCACGAACCGGGCGAACACGTAGGTCCAGCCGAACTTCTCCGCCTCCGTGCGGTAGCCCGTCGCGTCGACGAACTCGGCGAACCGCGCGTTGGTCACCGCGTGGGCATCGATCGCGAACGCGTCCACGCACACCTCGCGCACCGGGCCCTCGCGGTCCTCGGAAAAGCCGTCCTCGTCCTCGGTCCCCATCCGGAAAGTCCCGCCGGGCAACCTGATCAGCCCCTCGGAGGCGGTGGCCGCGCCGTGCGGTACGTCCTCGGCGACGCCGGTGCGCGGGGTGGAACGAGACGGGGGACAACAGTGGGACACGCCGGAATACCTCCTACCTCACGTCCACAGTAGCCGCAGCGCGGCGCGCACCCGGCCGAAGCGGGGGCGTCGCGTCGTCGTCCGGGATCAAGAACCGTCGACGGGGCGGTCGCCACGGTGGCTGCCGAACTGCTCGGCGTAGCGGGCGGTGACGCGGTCCATCGTGGCCTCTTCGCGTGCGAGCCCGAACACGGTGCCGGGAAAATCGGATTCGCGTTGCATGCTCCACAGTTCCTCGTGCTGCTCGGGCGGGAACAGGCGCGCCGGGTTGCCGACCGCGATCCAGCCGATCGGCACCGTGGTTCCCGGTTCGAGGTGAGCGTTGACGTGCACGACGGCGTGGATGCGAACCTCGGACCCTGTTCCGATCCGCGCGCCGGGAAAGATCGCCGCACCGGTGGCGACGAACACCTCGTCCTCGATCGAAGCGCCGTTGACATGGCAGTGCGGACCGATCAGCACGCTGCGGCCGATCGTGCCGGCGTTGCCCTCGCGGCCACGGACAAGGGCGTTCTCCATGACGATCGAGCGTGCGCCGACCTCGATCGCCCCGCCCTCCGCGGTGAGCACCGCGCCGAACAGGACCCGAACGTCCTCGCCGATCGTGACATCACCACATACGACCGCGTTCGGCGCCACGTAGGCCGACGGGTGGATACGTGGGCGGAGGCCGTCATGCTCGAGAATCATCCGCACATCGTCCCCACGCCGAGCGGGAACGGCAACGAGGACGCCGGATGGACTTCGCTATCGGTATCACGGAGTTTCGATGCCGCCACCATCCCCGCGCTGGTCCTGCTCACCGCCGCCGCCGACGTCGCCGGCCAGCTGAGTCCGGGTGCGCGGAACCCGGGCGGACAGGACGCCCCGGCGAACCGCGTTTCACGCGGCGCCGGTTTTCCCCGCGCCTCAGCCGGTTCTCAGTGTCGGCAGGCGGGACCTTCGGTATGATCGCCAACCGGCCTCCACCGGCCAGTTCCGCGCGATCAACGCCGTCGGCGCCGTGATCATCCTGCTCGCCGGGGTGCTGCCGCTCGTCGCGGTCCGGCTGCCGGTCCTGCGCCGTGCCCTGCCGGTGCCCGGCTGGGTCGGTGCGGTCGGATGCTGCATGCACGCGCTGGTCGACGGCATGCTGCGGGTGCTCAGCGTGCTCGGCGCGCACCCGACTCAGCTCCCGGCGAGCGCCTGGACCTCGTTCGACCGGCATGCGTCCGTCACCAGGCCGAAGCGGCGCGCGTGGCTCGTCTCGGCGGTCGCCGGCTGTCTCGCGCTGACGGTGCCACAGCAGCGAAGGGAACCGATCATGATCACCGAGGCCGCACCCAGGACCACCGCCGGACACCCGCTGCGCCAGGGGTTGACGCCGCTGGTGGTCGACGTGGCCGTGCCCATCGGCCTGTACTACCTGCTCGCCAAGGGGTTCGGGATGAGCGAGCCGGCGGCGCTCGCGTGGAGCAGTGCCGTCCCGGCCGTGCGCACCGTGTGGGGAGTCGTGGCGCAGCGGCGGGTCAACGCGCCGGCGGCGCTGATGCTGGCGGTGAACGTGGCCGGGGTGCTGCTGAGCCTGCTCAGCGGCGACCCGCGGCTGATGCTCGCCAAGTAGGGGGTGGTGAGCAGCGTGGTCGGCCTGGTGATCCTCGGGTCGGTGTGCCTGGCCCGCCCCATCATGAGCACGGCGCTGCGCCCGCTGTTCGCCAAGGGCGACGCGGGCCGGCTGGCGGCGTGGGACCGGCTCTCGGCGACCTCGCCCGCGTTCCGCCGGGCGGAGCGCACCTTCTCGCTCGTCTGGGGAACCGCGTTGCTGACCGAATGCGTGGTGCGCATCGTCGGCGTCTGCACCCTGCCGGTCGACACGATGGTCTGGCTCGGCACGGTGATCCTGCTGGCGGCGCTGGCGGTCGCCTTCCGGGTGAGCCATGCCCTGGCCCTGCGCCCGATGAAGGACCTGTTCGTCGCGGAGCAGGCCGTTCAGTAACTTGGGTCCCTCTCATCAGAACGGTCCGAGCCGGGAAGGAGTGGAGATGAGCCAGTCGCCCGAGATCGCCATCCTCGGCGGCGGGATCGGCGGCCTCGCGGCCGCCGCCTTCCTGCGGCGGGCCGGCCTTGCGAGCACGATCTACGAACAGGCAGCCGAGCTGACGGACGTGGGCGCGGGCCT
Proteins encoded in this region:
- a CDS encoding cobalamin B12-binding domain-containing protein codes for the protein MDTNEEPARVMLAKIGLDGHDRGVKVVARTLRDAGMEVIYTGLHRSPEQVLEAAVQEDVDVLGVSLLSGAHLPIFTRIFQLLDAMGERPRFAVVAGGVMPDEDVDELKKMGVAEVLGQDTTPDTIVGRIRELTALAREA
- a CDS encoding phenylacetate--CoA ligase family protein, whose protein sequence is MEQWSWPPRYDESYRPEPGQRFWFPRRETMPAQERDEAILARIREVMAYAWENAPFYRRKWDEAGIHPSSVKSLSDFEKVPVVRKEELRADQAAHEPFGSYLSVPVSEVKHVNGTSGTTGRPTAFGISERDWRSVANAHARVMWAMGIRQDDTVLVASPLSLYWGSWGAYIGAERLGARVFPFGAGTPGQTARTVHWMRQMGVTVFYGTPSYALHLAEVAADEGVDPASLGLRKLFFSGEPGASVPAIRSRIAGAFGAQVYDSGSMAEVSPWMHLGAASDEPGVLCWQDLVYTEVCDPVHHHRVEYGAEGTPVYTTLERTSQPMIRLLSNDLTRWEAPSAARGRSYPFLPNGIYGRIDDMFTVRGENVYPSAIDDVVMAADGYGGEHRIVISRESTMDSLAVQVEYKDVPEPSLQAWAGGIAEKLRKVLGVGAKVVPVAHQTFDRTEFKARRVVDDRDLLRRLGSAS
- the meaB gene encoding methylmalonyl Co-A mutase-associated GTPase MeaB — protein: MRSPAELVDAVLAGEHAAVARMLTFVERRADGVDEALAKLHQHAGGAHVLGLTGPPGSGKSTLVTALSRHYRAQGRTVGILAVDPSSVFSGGAILGDRIRMSELGGDPGVFIRSIATRGALGGLSRASLDALTVLDAAGKDLVILETVGVGQAEVDVISAAQTVAVVSVPGMGDDVQAIKAGLLEIADVHVVNKADREGAGRTVAELRDMLRLSRRRADQWNVPIEQTVAATGQGVAELAERFAEHLAWMTEHGERERRARRNAATRIRWVAEQLVLDRLRPGVPDFDRAVDEVTARRGDPLSAARHLVAHL
- a CDS encoding methylmalonyl-CoA mutase family protein encodes the protein MTNEEDRFRLTTDALVEAVTDDLTGWEGDELAAFLRRRPESRAHYRSGSGLPVNRVSTPADLPADWRDIGLPGRYPFTRGPYPTMYRGRTWTMRQIAGFGQAEETNKRFQYLIAQGQTGLSIDFDMPTLMGLDSDDPMSLGEVGREGVAIDTLPDMEALFEGIDLERISVSMTINPSAWILLAMYVAVARRRGYDLNKLSGTIQNDILKEYVAQKEWIFPVEPSMRIVRDTVVYCAEHMARYNPVNISGYHISEAGANAQQEIAFTMAITKAYVEDVVATGVDVDAFAPRLSFFFVSQADLFEEVAKFRAVRRFYARMMKETFGAKNPDSMRLRFHAQTAAATLTKPQPMNNIVRTALQALSAVLGGAQSLHTNGLDEAYTIPSEQAMKIALRTQQIIADETGVADVIDPLGGSYHVEYLTDRLERGIWDYFEKIEELGGVVAAIEQGFFQREISDTAYEYARRKADGDRPVIGVNKHVDDGEAEKIETHKLDPESEARQITRLEQIRENRDPARAKAAMEQLLAVAAEPGANLMPATIEAVEAHLSMGEITGALRDVFGTYTETPVF
- a CDS encoding L-lactate permease, which gives rise to MYHQVSAPLWGSLGWSALIAALPLLVLFVLLGVFRIRAWLASLVGLALSLVVAVAAYRMPAGAAFDSALEGAAFGLFPALWIVVNAIWIYQLTRRSGHFDVLRRSFARISDDQRVQGIIIAFSFGALLEALAGFGAPVAICSVMLVAVGLKPIKAATIALIANTAPVAYGAVALPVITLAKVTGLPLPDLAAMTGRQVPVLALIVPLVLVVVLDGRRGLRQAWPAALVCGASFAVAQYLMANFGVVQLTDIVASLVSATAVLLLLRVWKPRPAEPVPAADVAPPPSGGGGATTAVRTAAAATDTRIEVVRAFAPYVAVIVLFSLAAVPPVAAALAHTTSTFGWPGLHVANASGKAVTLVQFKFDWLADSGTVLFVAGLLTIPLLKLRARDALRAYGHTIVQLRTAALTVTAVLALAYVMNMSGQTATLGLFLAGAGGLFALLSPLLGWFGTAVTGSDTSSNSLFGALQVGAAGGAGISPLLMAAANTSGGVLGKMISPQNLAIGASAVGLAGREGLLFRRVLAASAVFVPLMCVLVYLQSTPILSWMVPS
- a CDS encoding ATP:cob(I)alamin adenosyltransferase, whose translation is MIHDLPAVEEANAAIGAAVSTTSLPAGLEDLLTEVQHDLLDLADGLRVPPPDRLRRALRDLGPADFPRGFAVLGGFSDGAGLLKLARAITRRACRAAEGEPARYLELLAEVLLVAAWRAEEHEREQIPLGSCFDVVRPTERSH
- a CDS encoding FadR/GntR family transcriptional regulator, which encodes MTSEASWEPVRRVRTHEQVFAQIQQKILDGSLRAGQRLPSERELVSALGVSRTSVREALRALEAMGIIEARTGSGQDAGSVVTDKSTPAMTNLLRLHIALAKISLADLVETRVQLERNAASGAASARTPEDVRRLADLVDAMRSTGSDYPEFNALDTEFHVAIARISGNALAADLMQALRGAVEHEMAAAFARFDDWRAVANSLVDEHEAILRAIEKGDSDAAADQVSEHITRFYQDRILNAD
- a CDS encoding formylglycine-generating enzyme family protein is translated as MSHCCPPSRSTPRTGVAEDVPHGAATASEGLIRLPGGTFRMGTEDEDGFSEDREGPVREVCVDAFAIDAHAVTNARFAEFVDATGYRTEAEKFGWTYVFARFVPGELRKTSPRPQQTPWWCGVSGAYWRAPEGPGSSVEQRWDHPAVHVSWHDAVAYCRWAGRRLPTEVEWEYAARGGLDQARYPWGDELIPGGEHRCNIWQGKFPVRNTEEDGYAGTAPVDAFEPNGFGLYNVSGNVWEWCADWFDPARSGRSMRGGSYLCHDSYCNRYRVAARTANTPDSSSGNLGFRTAADVSPR
- a CDS encoding gamma carbonic anhydrase family protein, producing MILEHDGLRPRIHPSAYVAPNAVVCGDVTIGEDVRVLFGAVLTAEGGAIEVGARSIVMENALVRGREGNAGTIGRSVLIGPHCHVNGASIEDEVFVATGAAIFPGARIGTGSEVRIHAVVHVNAHLEPGTTVPIGWIAVGNPARLFPPEQHEELWSMQRESDFPGTVFGLAREEATMDRVTARYAEQFGSHRGDRPVDGS